The proteins below are encoded in one region of Lagenorhynchus albirostris chromosome 7, mLagAlb1.1, whole genome shotgun sequence:
- the LOC132522743 gene encoding LOW QUALITY PROTEIN: transcription and mRNA export factor ENY2-like (The sequence of the model RefSeq protein was modified relative to this genomic sequence to represent the inferred CDS: deleted 2 bases in 1 codon), giving the protein MVVSKMNKDVQMRAAINQKLIETGERELLKELLRAKLIECGWKDQLKAHCKEVIKEKGLEHVTVDDLVAEITPKGRALVPDNVKKELLQRIRTFLAQHASL; this is encoded by the exons ATGGTGGTTAGCAAGATGAACAAAGATGTGCAGATGAGAGCAGCAATTAACCAAAAGTTGATA GAAACTGGAGAAAGAGAACTCCTCAAAGAGTTACTGAGAGCTAAATTAATTGAATGTGGCTGGAAGGATCAGTTGAAGGCACACtgtaaagaggtaattaaagaaaaaggactAGAACACGTTACTGTTGATGACTTGGTGGCTGAAATCACACCAAAAGGCAGAGCCCTGGTACCTGACAATGTAAAGAAGGAGCTCCTACAAAGAATAAGAACATTCCTTGCTCAGCATGCCAGCCTCTAA